One segment of Fusarium oxysporum f. sp. lycopersici 4287 chromosome 7, whole genome shotgun sequence DNA contains the following:
- a CDS encoding 26S protease regulatory subunit 6A → MSTLEELDDLDRRDKEEKKRDGDDKKEKKPTDGDADMQDAEEEEDDILDEEILGLSTQDIQTRKRLLENDSRIMKSEFSRLSHEKAAMGEKIKENQDKIANNRQLPYLVGNVVELLDLDPTAESSEEGANIDLDATRVGKSAVIKTSTRQTIFLPLIGLVDADNLKPGDLIGVNKDSYLILDTLPAEYDSRVKAMEVDEKPTEQYTDVGGLDKQIEELVEAIVWPMKEAERFKKIGIKAPKGALMYGPPGTGKTLLARACAAQTDATFLKLAGPQLVQMFIGDGAKLVRDCFALAKEKAPAIIFIDELDAVGTKRFDSEKSGDREVQRTMLELLNQLDGFASDDRIKVLAATNRVDVLDPALLRSGRLDRKIEFPLPNEEARAQILKIHSRKMKVDPGVNWGELARSTDEFGGAMLKAVCVEAGMIALRSGKNKIGHEHYVDAIAEVQAKKKDTVNFYA, encoded by the exons ATGTCGACTCTCGAGGAGCTCGATGATCTCGACCGCCGAGacaaggaggagaagaagagagatggTGACgacaagaaagagaagaagcctaCTGATGGCGACGCCGACATGCAAGAtgcagaggaagaggaggacgaCATCCTTGACGAAGAGATCCTGGGGCTGAGCACACAAGACATTCAAACCCGCAAACGATTGCTAGAGAATGATTCTCGCATCATGAAGAGTGAGTTCTCGCGGTTATCACACGAGAAGGCTGCCATGggtgagaagatcaaggagaaccAGGACAAGATTGCCAACAACAG ACAACTCCCTTACCTGGTTGGTAACGTCGTTGAGCTGCTTGACCTGGACCCTACGGCCGAATCATCAGAAGAGGGTGCCAACATTGACCTGGATGCCACTCGAGTTGGAAAATCAGCCGTTATCAAGACGTCTACGCGACAAACAATCTTCCTCCCTTTGATTGGCCTGGTCGACGCCGATAACTTAAAGCCTGGCGACCTTATTGGTGTCAACAAGGACTCGTACCTTATTCTCGATACGCTCCCGGCCGAGTACGACAGCCGTGTCAAGGCTatggaggtggatgagaaGCCCACAGAACAGTACACTGATGTTGGTGGACTGGATAAGCAGATTGAAGAGTTGGTGGAAGCAATCGTATGGCCCATGAAGGAGGCTGAGCGTTTCAAGAAGATTGGCATCAAGGCCCCAAAAG GTGCACTGATGTACGGTCCCCCAGGTACAGGCAAGACTTTACTAGCACGAGCCTGCGCAGCACAGACGGACGCTACGTTCTTGAAGCTGGCAGGTCCTCAACTGGTTCAGATGTTCATTGGTGATGGCGCCAAGCTCGTACGGGACTGCTTTGCGCTGGCTAAAGAAAAGGCTCCTGCGATTATTTTCATCGACGAATTGGATGCGGTTGGTACCAAGCGCTTCGACAGCGAGAAGAGTGGCGACCGTGAAGTTCAGCGAACCATGTTGGAGCTACTGAACCAGCTTGACGGTTTCGCCTCTGATGACCGAATCAAGGTGTTGGCTGCAACAAACCGAgtcgatgttcttgatcctGCGCTTCTCCGATCTGGCCGACTCGATCGCAAGATTGAATTCCCCCTGCCAAATGAGGAGGCCCGCGCTCAGATCTTGAAGATTCATTCCCgcaagatgaaggttgaCCCCGGTGTCAATTGGGGTGAGTTGGCCCGAAGCACGGATGAGTTTGGAGGTGCTATGTTGAAGGCTGTTTGTGTGGAGGCTGGTATGATTGCTTTGCGATCAggcaagaacaagattgGCCACGAGCATTATGTTGATGCCATTGCTGAGGtgcaggccaagaagaaggat ACTGTCAACTTCTACGCTTAA
- a CDS encoding ribonuclease P/MRP protein subunit POP1, giving the protein MFPAAAPSIYQSPKCFVSYGTMGYLDTKQAPRKGKPWTAVMSLDFIHKVDLILPSEAYDAACQQLSNAQNAPRYSKVVMSLGDILQGDFFTEYIKKGDIMMLSEGQTAVSTLFTLREGILAMFVDKETYERAGLVGKPYGAKGGRGSKPRWVVTYNLRDPSMLRGHKGYDRLIYACKSVFTQPMTWLFCNSTTQTPNPDPLQKFSPTACISTSNISQDIAVLQPSLDVDPEVLSENDRESLEYFATEVYEWLSLIRLGSSRVEPRDSIDPYLSRYSVPGDDPKESKVCKLSWEGFMSAQWLRGLLMDVLVACPSRTWVSLSATSFSRSVSGNSDDLTILRPPSAAGRYLMWETKSSD; this is encoded by the exons ATGTTTCCAGCTGCTGCGCCGTCGATTTATCAATCGCCGAAATGTTTTGTTTCATACGGCACTATGGGTTACCTTGATACCAAGCAAGCTCCTCGCAAGGGCAAGCCTTGGACCGCAGTTATGTCGTTGGATTTCATTCATAAG GTTGATCTAATTCTACCTTCAGAGGCCTACGATGCTGCTTGTCAGCAGCTGAGCAACGCTCAAAATGCCCCTCGCTACTCAAAGGTAGTAATGTCGCTTGGAGATATTCTCCAAGGCGACTTTTTTACTGAGTACATCAAAAAGG GTGATATCATGATGCTCTCGGAGGGACAGACAGCGGTTAGCACACTATTTACCTTGCGCGAAG GTATATTAGCCATGTTCGTGGACAAGGAGACGTATGAACGTGCAGGACTTGTTGGTAAACCATATGGTGCAAAGGGTGGGAGAGGGTCAAAACCACGTTGGG TGGTAACATACAACCTTAGAGATCCATCCATGCTTCGAGGACACAAAGGCTATGACAGGCTGATCTATGCCTGCAAGTCTGTCTTCACTCAACCCATGACATGGCTCTTCTGCAATAGCACAACCCAAA CCCCGAATCCTGATCCCCTGCAAAAGTTCTCTCCCACAGCCTGTATATCAACATCCAACATATCGCAGGATATCGCTGTTCTTCAACCAAGTCTCGATGTCGACCCAGAGGTTCTCTCTGAAAATGATCGCGAGTCTCTGGAATACTTTGCCACAGAAGTTTACGAGTGGCTCTCACTCATTCGCCTTGGTAGCTCGCGTGTGGAGCCTCGTGACAGCATCGACCCCTATCTTTCAAGGTATTCTGTGCCAGGCGACGATCCCAAGGAATCCAAGGTCTGCAAGTTGAGTTGGGAGGGTTTCATGTCAGCACAGTGGCTTCGTGGCTTGCTCATGGATGTGCTAGTTGCTTGTCCTTCGAGGACCTGGGTTTCCCTTAGTGCTacgagcttctcgagaagtGTATCTGGCAACAGTGATGACCTCACTATCCTGAGACCACCCAGCGCGGCCGGGAGGTATCTCATGTGGGAGACGAAATCGTCGGATTGA
- a CDS encoding protein mago nashi like 2 has translation MGRFGHEFLEFDFRVVGDGRSAVARYANNSNYRNDSLIRKEMCVSSVVVDEIKRIIKTSEITKEDDSKWPQKNKDGRQELEIRIGNDHIAFETAKIGSLVDVTESADPEGLRVFYYLVQDLKALVFSLIALHFKIKPI, from the exons ATGGGTCGTTTCGGTCACGAATTCCTTG AATTCGATTTTCGAGTCGTCGGCGATGGTCGCAGCGCGGTTGCCCGATATGCCAACAACTCCAACTACCGAAACGATAGTTTGATCCGAAAAGAGA TGTGTGTCAGCTCAGTAGTTGTCGACGAAATCAAGCGCATCATCAAGACGAGCGAGATCACCAA AGAAGATGATTCGAAATGGCCTCAGAAGAATAAAGATGGACGCCAGGAATTGGAGATTCGGATTGGTAATGATCATATCGCGTTCGAG ACCGCCAAGATTGGATCCCTGGTGGATGTCACAGAGTCTGCTGACCCAGAAGGTCTGCGAGTGTTCTACTACCTTGTTCAGGATCTCAAGGCTCTAGTTTTCAGCTTGATCGCTCTGcacttcaagatcaagccaATTTAA
- a CDS encoding protein mago nashi like 2 encodes MTSSNEPFYLRYYSGHMGRFGHEFLEFDFRVVGDGRSAVARYANNSNYRNDSLIRKEMCVSSVVVDEIKRIIKTSEITKEDDSKWPQKNKDGRQELEIRIGNDHIAFETAKIGSLVDVTESADPEGLRVFYYLVQDLKALVFSLIALHFKIKPI; translated from the exons ATGACGTCCTCAAACGAACCATTCTACTTGCGATACTA CTCTGGCCATATGGGTCGTTTCGGTCACGAATTCCTTG AATTCGATTTTCGAGTCGTCGGCGATGGTCGCAGCGCGGTTGCCCGATATGCCAACAACTCCAACTACCGAAACGATAGTTTGATCCGAAAAGAGA TGTGTGTCAGCTCAGTAGTTGTCGACGAAATCAAGCGCATCATCAAGACGAGCGAGATCACCAA AGAAGATGATTCGAAATGGCCTCAGAAGAATAAAGATGGACGCCAGGAATTGGAGATTCGGATTGGTAATGATCATATCGCGTTCGAG ACCGCCAAGATTGGATCCCTGGTGGATGTCACAGAGTCTGCTGACCCAGAAGGTCTGCGAGTGTTCTACTACCTTGTTCAGGATCTCAAGGCTCTAGTTTTCAGCTTGATCGCTCTGcacttcaagatcaagccaATTTAA
- a CDS encoding protein mago nashi like 2, protein MCVSSVVVDEIKRIIKTSEITKEDDSKWPQKNKDGRQELEIRIGNDHIAFETAKIGSLVDVTESADPEGLRVFYYLVQDLKALVFSLIALHFKIKPI, encoded by the exons A TGTGTGTCAGCTCAGTAGTTGTCGACGAAATCAAGCGCATCATCAAGACGAGCGAGATCACCAA AGAAGATGATTCGAAATGGCCTCAGAAGAATAAAGATGGACGCCAGGAATTGGAGATTCGGATTGGTAATGATCATATCGCGTTCGAG ACCGCCAAGATTGGATCCCTGGTGGATGTCACAGAGTCTGCTGACCCAGAAGGTCTGCGAGTGTTCTACTACCTTGTTCAGGATCTCAAGGCTCTAGTTTTCAGCTTGATCGCTCTGcacttcaagatcaagccaATTTAA
- a CDS encoding protein mago nashi like 2, protein MGRFGHEFLEFDFRVVGDGRSAVARYANNSNYRNDSLIRKEMCVSSVVVDEIKRIIKTSEITKEDDSKWPQKNKDGRQELEIRIGNDHIAFEVGH, encoded by the exons ATGGGTCGTTTCGGTCACGAATTCCTTG AATTCGATTTTCGAGTCGTCGGCGATGGTCGCAGCGCGGTTGCCCGATATGCCAACAACTCCAACTACCGAAACGATAGTTTGATCCGAAAAGAGA TGTGTGTCAGCTCAGTAGTTGTCGACGAAATCAAGCGCATCATCAAGACGAGCGAGATCACCAA AGAAGATGATTCGAAATGGCCTCAGAAGAATAAAGATGGACGCCAGGAATTGGAGATTCGGATTGGTAATGATCATATCGCGTTCGAGGTCGGTCATTGA
- a CDS encoding protein mago nashi like 2, which produces MTSSNEPFYLRYYSGHMGRFGHEFLEFDFRVVGDGRSAVARYANNSNYRNDSLIRKEMCVSSVVVDEIKRIIKTSEITKEDDSKWPQKNKDGRQELEIRIGNDHIAFEVGH; this is translated from the exons ATGACGTCCTCAAACGAACCATTCTACTTGCGATACTA CTCTGGCCATATGGGTCGTTTCGGTCACGAATTCCTTG AATTCGATTTTCGAGTCGTCGGCGATGGTCGCAGCGCGGTTGCCCGATATGCCAACAACTCCAACTACCGAAACGATAGTTTGATCCGAAAAGAGA TGTGTGTCAGCTCAGTAGTTGTCGACGAAATCAAGCGCATCATCAAGACGAGCGAGATCACCAA AGAAGATGATTCGAAATGGCCTCAGAAGAATAAAGATGGACGCCAGGAATTGGAGATTCGGATTGGTAATGATCATATCGCGTTCGAGGTCGGTCATTGA
- a CDS encoding protein mago nashi like 2, protein MGRFGHEFLEFDFRVVGDGRSAVARYANNSNYRNDSLIRKEMCVSSVVVDEIKRIIKTSEITKYDEPNIQWPCLSIANPM, encoded by the exons ATGGGTCGTTTCGGTCACGAATTCCTTG AATTCGATTTTCGAGTCGTCGGCGATGGTCGCAGCGCGGTTGCCCGATATGCCAACAACTCCAACTACCGAAACGATAGTTTGATCCGAAAAGAGA TGTGTGTCAGCTCAGTAGTTGTCGACGAAATCAAGCGCATCATCAAGACGAGCGAGATCACCAAGTACGACGAACCGAATATTCAGTGGCCTTGCCTGAGCATCGCTAACCCAATGTAG
- a CDS encoding protein mago nashi like 2: protein MTSSNEPFYLRYYSGHMGRFGHEFLEFDFRVVGDGRSAVARYANNSNYRNDSLIRKEMCVSSVVVDEIKRIIKTSEITKYDEPNIQWPCLSIANPM from the exons ATGACGTCCTCAAACGAACCATTCTACTTGCGATACTA CTCTGGCCATATGGGTCGTTTCGGTCACGAATTCCTTG AATTCGATTTTCGAGTCGTCGGCGATGGTCGCAGCGCGGTTGCCCGATATGCCAACAACTCCAACTACCGAAACGATAGTTTGATCCGAAAAGAGA TGTGTGTCAGCTCAGTAGTTGTCGACGAAATCAAGCGCATCATCAAGACGAGCGAGATCACCAAGTACGACGAACCGAATATTCAGTGGCCTTGCCTGAGCATCGCTAACCCAATGTAG